TGTAATCAATATATTTAATACCGTTTTTTCTGAAACGGCAATATTTTTTTCTGTTATCGTCCACTTTAGGAGCGGTAACATATTGTATTGTATCCTTTGCCATTATACTGCAGCCTCCTGTTTAGGTTTTTTGTTAAAAGCACCACTACGTTTTTTCTCATTATATGCAACCGCATGACGGTCTAATCTAATGGTAAGGAAACGAAGCACACGCTCATCGCGTTTAAGCTCTAACTCCAACTTGTTTATTAATTCACCTGAAGATTTGTACTCTGTAAGGTGGAAAAATCCGCTTGCTTTTTTCTCAATCGGATACGCTAATTTTCTCAAACCCCAATTGTCCTCTTGAACAATTTCGGCACCGCTGTCAGTAATGATTTTGCTAAATTTAGCTAATGCTTCTTTTGCAACTTCTTCTGACAACAACGGGGTTAGAACGATAACAGTTTCGTACTGATTCATTGTTATTTAATTGTTTTTTAATTAATCCGCTTTTATAACGGGTTGCAAAAATAACAATATATTTCTAAATATCAAACACATAGTTTCTATATTCGGGCTTACACATGTATTTAAGTTTTATTTACATTTGCAGTATGGCCGCTAAAAAACGCAAAGCAACTAAAAGCAAATCCCCATTATGGGAAAAAATCACCACCATCGCCCTGCGGGTGCTGGTTTGGTTCGTGATGGTGTCTATTGTTTGGGTGCTGGCCTACCGGTTCATTAATCCGCCTATCAC
The nucleotide sequence above comes from Pedobacter sp. MC2016-14. Encoded proteins:
- the rpsF gene encoding 30S ribosomal protein S6, whose protein sequence is MNQYETVIVLTPLLSEEVAKEALAKFSKIITDSGAEIVQEDNWGLRKLAYPIEKKASGFFHLTEYKSSGELINKLELELKRDERVLRFLTIRLDRHAVAYNEKKRSGAFNKKPKQEAAV